Proteins from one Deltaproteobacteria bacterium genomic window:
- a CDS encoding GH92 family glycosyl hydrolase, which produces MSVLLDPARPSLALALALALGLSQGCKRDPLGDPVLAFESADPRIGTGGGGFAQGQAFPGAALPFGMIRPGPDTNGPLLGRAGWAHCAGYWAFDDFIDGFSQTHVHGTGVEDQGLILVMATDGMSAAKRRENGYGSFFDAESEHAEPGYYTVTLTPSGIRAELTATERVAFHRYTFPATVAEPTLVIDAGHGIGRDGSLGGELSVDPATGRITGRILSTGRFTGTGGAYDLHFALELDPPPAGLGVFDDADLQPGTTVSGIRIGAHAAYPTGTTEVRVKATVSVVDAAGAAANLDSGARQDFDTVRFGAKERWSDRLRTIEIWGGSEADQRTFYSALYRSLIMPTRYDDGDGRSLGVDRVVRDFAPFYSDLSLWDTYRTAHPLYALLWPEDAAAFGESLLEMNDRLGYLPRWPLAMNEHGTMIGAPASIVLAESVLKDLPLDAHRVWTVLEAEADLGSPRPNHTTHARCAEVGFCPADEIGGGVSKAVEYGWADFAVARLAEERGDASLAAALDARSLIYTAHYDPASGFLRGKNLDGSLTEADFDPTPWNDAFVEGNAWQYLFSAPYDPVALVEMIGDRAALLERLDELFVLSEGTEPIVLGTEPFFEPDPYYWHGNEPDLHYPWLYALMGEPGRGARWIDWVRRRHYDDTPDGLAGNDDAGTLSAWYVFSALGLYPLAGSDLYLIGTPLFERALVHLPGGDLTIVSEPFEKKGERGVAVHSVTWNDEPLTDPWLTHAQLAAGGELRFLTSPLPPSPDAEPPEWGAGRPWSPRPDR; this is translated from the coding sequence GTGAGCGTCCTCCTCGATCCGGCTCGCCCCTCGCTCGCGCTCGCGCTCGCCCTCGCGCTCGGCCTCTCCCAGGGATGCAAGCGCGATCCCCTCGGCGACCCCGTCCTCGCCTTCGAGTCCGCCGACCCCCGCATCGGCACCGGCGGCGGCGGCTTCGCCCAGGGGCAGGCCTTCCCCGGCGCCGCCCTCCCCTTCGGGATGATCCGGCCCGGGCCCGACACCAACGGCCCCCTCCTCGGCCGCGCGGGCTGGGCTCACTGCGCCGGCTACTGGGCCTTCGACGACTTCATCGACGGCTTCTCCCAGACCCACGTCCACGGCACCGGCGTCGAGGACCAGGGGCTCATCCTGGTGATGGCCACCGACGGGATGAGCGCCGCCAAGCGCCGGGAGAACGGCTACGGCTCCTTCTTCGACGCCGAGAGCGAGCACGCCGAGCCCGGCTACTACACGGTGACCCTCACCCCCTCCGGCATCCGGGCCGAGCTCACCGCCACCGAGCGGGTCGCCTTCCACCGCTACACCTTCCCCGCCACGGTGGCCGAGCCCACCCTCGTCATCGACGCCGGCCACGGCATCGGGCGGGACGGCAGCCTCGGCGGAGAGCTCAGCGTGGATCCGGCCACCGGGCGCATCACCGGCCGCATCCTCTCCACCGGCCGCTTCACCGGCACCGGCGGCGCCTACGACCTCCACTTCGCCCTCGAGCTCGACCCGCCCCCCGCCGGCCTCGGGGTCTTCGACGACGCCGACCTGCAGCCGGGCACCACCGTCAGCGGCATCCGGATCGGCGCCCACGCGGCCTACCCCACCGGCACCACCGAGGTGCGGGTGAAGGCGACGGTCTCGGTGGTCGACGCCGCTGGCGCCGCCGCCAACCTCGACTCGGGCGCCCGGCAGGACTTCGACACCGTCCGCTTCGGCGCGAAGGAGCGCTGGAGTGACCGGCTGCGGACCATCGAGATCTGGGGGGGCAGCGAGGCCGACCAGCGCACCTTCTACTCGGCCCTCTACCGCTCGCTGATCATGCCGACCCGCTACGACGACGGCGACGGCCGCTCGCTCGGCGTCGATCGGGTGGTCCGTGACTTCGCGCCCTTCTACTCGGACCTCTCCCTCTGGGACACCTACCGCACGGCGCACCCCCTCTACGCCCTCCTCTGGCCCGAGGACGCGGCGGCCTTCGGGGAGAGCCTGCTGGAGATGAACGATCGGCTGGGCTACCTGCCCCGCTGGCCCCTGGCGATGAACGAGCACGGCACCATGATCGGCGCCCCGGCCTCGATCGTGCTGGCCGAGAGCGTGCTCAAGGACCTGCCCCTCGACGCCCACCGGGTCTGGACGGTGCTCGAGGCCGAGGCGGACCTCGGTAGCCCCCGGCCCAACCACACCACCCACGCCCGCTGCGCCGAGGTGGGCTTCTGCCCGGCCGACGAGATCGGCGGCGGCGTCTCGAAGGCCGTCGAGTACGGCTGGGCCGACTTCGCCGTGGCCCGGCTGGCCGAGGAGCGCGGCGACGCCTCCCTCGCCGCCGCCCTCGACGCGCGCTCGCTGATCTACACCGCCCACTACGATCCGGCCTCGGGCTTCCTGCGGGGCAAGAACCTCGACGGCAGCCTCACCGAGGCCGACTTCGATCCCACCCCCTGGAACGACGCCTTCGTCGAGGGCAACGCCTGGCAGTACCTCTTCTCCGCGCCCTACGATCCGGTGGCGCTGGTGGAGATGATCGGCGACCGCGCGGCGCTCCTCGAGCGCCTCGACGAGCTCTTCGTCCTCTCGGAGGGCACCGAGCCCATCGTCCTGGGGACCGAGCCCTTCTTCGAGCCCGACCCCTACTACTGGCACGGCAACGAGCCCGACCTGCACTACCCCTGGCTCTACGCCCTGATGGGTGAGCCGGGCCGGGGCGCCCGCTGGATCGACTGGGTGCGGCGGCGCCACTACGACGACACCCCCGACGGGCTGGCCGGCAACGACGACGCCGGGACCCTCTCGGCCTGGTACGTCTTCTCGGCGCTCGGCCTCTACCCCCTGGCGGGCAGCGACCTCTACCTGATCGGCACGCCCCTCTTCGAGCGGGCGCTCGTGCACCTGCCCGGCGGCGATCTGACGATCGTCTCCGAGCCCTTCGAGAAGAAGGGCGAGCGCGGGGTGGCGGTGCACTCGGTCACCTGGAACGACGAGCCCCTCACCGACCCCTGGCTGACGCACGCTCAGCTCGCGGCCGGCGGCGAGCTGCGCTTCCTCACGAGTCCCTTGCCACCGAGCCCGGACGCGGAACCTCCGGAGTGGGGGGCAGGGCGTCCCTGGAGTCCCCGGCCGGACCGCTAG
- a CDS encoding DMT family transporter — protein MSGRRRAEAALVGVAGAWGLTFPLIREALADVAPLHFLPLRFTTAVLAFLPVLLFFRVSPRSLTREAPAGLLLGGVAFLSYVTQTIGLRTVPAGRAAFITGLAVVIVPLIGPLFRTGRPGPRAFLSAGIATAGLYLLSEPERGGLTSGDVWVLGCALSYAVYTQLLQRMTTHADGSDSGRDAASLAFFQVVGLAACSLITLPLAPAGWPAITPAVVKAVLFCAVAATVLTFFLQARYQRHTTAPRASLIFASEPVFAALFAYWLLGETVGPTGLAGAGLVLLAIALPQSPSGPAGDSRDALPPTPEVPRPGSVARDS, from the coding sequence ATGAGCGGCCGTAGGCGGGCCGAGGCCGCCCTGGTGGGCGTGGCCGGGGCCTGGGGGCTGACCTTCCCGCTGATCCGGGAGGCGCTCGCCGACGTGGCGCCCCTGCACTTCCTGCCCCTGCGCTTCACGACGGCGGTGCTGGCCTTCCTGCCGGTGCTCCTCTTCTTCCGGGTCTCGCCCCGCTCCCTGACCCGCGAGGCGCCCGCGGGGCTGCTCCTCGGCGGGGTGGCCTTCCTCTCCTATGTGACCCAGACGATCGGCCTGCGCACGGTGCCGGCCGGCCGCGCCGCCTTCATCACCGGGCTCGCGGTGGTGATCGTGCCGCTGATCGGCCCCCTCTTCCGGACCGGCCGCCCCGGGCCGCGGGCCTTCCTCTCGGCCGGGATCGCCACCGCCGGGCTCTACCTCCTCTCCGAGCCCGAGCGCGGGGGGCTGACCTCCGGCGACGTCTGGGTGCTGGGCTGCGCCCTCTCCTACGCCGTCTACACCCAGCTCCTCCAGCGGATGACCACCCACGCCGACGGCAGCGACTCGGGGCGCGACGCGGCCTCGCTGGCCTTCTTCCAGGTGGTGGGGCTGGCGGCCTGCTCCCTCATCACCCTGCCCCTGGCGCCGGCCGGCTGGCCGGCCATCACCCCTGCGGTGGTGAAGGCGGTCCTCTTCTGCGCGGTGGCGGCGACGGTGCTGACCTTCTTCCTGCAGGCCCGCTACCAGCGCCACACCACCGCGCCGCGCGCCTCGCTGATCTTCGCCAGCGAGCCGGTCTTCGCGGCCCTCTTCGCCTACTGGCTGCTGGGTGAGACCGTCGGCCCCACCGGCCTCGCCGGGGCGGGGCTGGTGCTCCTGGCCATCGCGCTGCCGCAGTCGCCTAGCGGTCCGGCCGGGGACTCCAGGGACGCCCTGCCCCCCACTCCGGAGGTTCCGCGTCCGGGCTCGGTGGCAAGGGACTCGTGA
- a CDS encoding DUF4215 domain-containing protein — protein MRTARLPLLLLALSACNRDFALPGGGEPACGNTTLDPGEGCEDGNLSINDACPSGPQGTCQEAFCGDGFAWVDGFGAAEECDDGNDLPGDGCFQCQVEPDWVCGYQEPMSGCWCRAGYQDHDRDGSCLPGCDNIALPPLEPHEVCDDSSGQVARACALDAEVEPLDGLCELVACDPACGVHQDCDGSQCVCRPSWTGTDCGTCRVMVDPAATCTGCDGESWAGALPSIDAGIALAAKRAAGYGQHCEVWVRAGHYWVYDDHPTDTIALRPWVALYGGFAGTEQTRAERDWRTNRTILDGHAGPDSAEQVWHVVTATSNSTLDGFVVTGGRAEGRFGDYEIVDDDGGGFLAVGAQNVRVANTAFVSNSARTEGGGARIHESSVVFEDCSFVANETWNDVQWNRCAALMSNWSATELRRTVVAGNEAAEQTLCFANAASHDSNLVANNLPTAYGGILWNRGNLSRVYGSVLADHEPGSDLWCNTAAGVIEVEASLFEGFGCGGQGTCALGAGVVDAAPGFVTVPGTASGAWDEVSWDPQVVETTLTDADAGWTAGEHAGRFVQADTATVHQFPILANSATTLTVLGDLRPFVLAGASYQLFDYRLDATSAALDIGMDLTAYGVSTDLLGAARNVCQSGTAPDCWDAGAYERP, from the coding sequence GTGAGAACCGCCCGGCTCCCCCTGCTGCTCCTGGCCCTGTCCGCCTGCAATCGGGACTTCGCCCTCCCCGGGGGTGGAGAGCCGGCCTGCGGCAACACGACCCTCGATCCGGGGGAGGGCTGCGAGGACGGCAACCTCTCGATCAACGACGCCTGCCCCAGCGGTCCGCAGGGGACCTGCCAGGAGGCCTTCTGCGGGGACGGCTTCGCCTGGGTCGACGGCTTCGGCGCCGCCGAGGAGTGCGACGACGGCAACGATCTTCCGGGTGACGGCTGCTTCCAGTGTCAGGTCGAGCCCGACTGGGTCTGTGGCTACCAGGAGCCGATGAGCGGCTGCTGGTGCCGGGCCGGCTACCAGGACCACGATCGGGACGGCAGCTGCCTGCCCGGCTGCGACAACATCGCCCTGCCGCCCCTCGAGCCCCACGAGGTCTGCGACGACTCGAGCGGGCAGGTGGCGCGGGCCTGCGCTCTCGACGCCGAGGTTGAGCCCCTCGACGGGCTCTGCGAGCTGGTGGCCTGCGACCCTGCCTGCGGAGTTCACCAGGACTGCGACGGGTCGCAGTGCGTCTGCCGGCCGAGCTGGACCGGTACGGACTGCGGCACCTGCCGGGTGATGGTCGATCCGGCGGCGACCTGCACCGGCTGCGACGGCGAGTCCTGGGCCGGCGCGCTGCCCTCGATCGACGCCGGGATCGCGCTCGCGGCGAAGCGGGCCGCGGGCTACGGGCAGCACTGCGAGGTCTGGGTGCGGGCCGGGCACTACTGGGTCTACGACGACCACCCGACCGACACGATCGCGCTCCGGCCCTGGGTGGCCCTCTACGGTGGCTTCGCCGGCACCGAGCAGACCCGCGCCGAGCGTGACTGGCGGACGAACCGCACCATCCTCGACGGCCACGCCGGCCCCGACTCGGCCGAGCAGGTCTGGCACGTGGTCACCGCCACGAGCAACTCGACCCTCGATGGCTTCGTGGTGACCGGTGGGCGGGCCGAGGGCCGCTTCGGAGACTACGAGATCGTCGACGACGACGGCGGTGGCTTCCTCGCCGTCGGCGCACAGAACGTGCGGGTGGCCAACACCGCCTTCGTCAGCAACTCCGCCCGCACGGAAGGGGGCGGCGCCCGGATCCACGAGTCGTCGGTGGTCTTCGAGGACTGCTCCTTCGTCGCCAACGAGACCTGGAACGACGTCCAGTGGAACCGCTGCGCAGCGCTCATGTCGAACTGGAGCGCGACCGAGCTGCGCCGGACGGTCGTCGCCGGGAACGAGGCCGCGGAGCAGACGCTCTGTTTCGCCAACGCGGCCTCCCACGACTCGAACCTCGTGGCGAACAACCTCCCGACGGCCTACGGCGGGATCCTCTGGAACCGGGGCAACCTCTCCCGCGTCTACGGGAGCGTCCTGGCCGATCACGAGCCGGGCTCCGATCTCTGGTGCAACACCGCCGCCGGTGTGATCGAGGTCGAGGCCTCCCTCTTCGAGGGGTTCGGCTGTGGGGGCCAGGGGACCTGCGCGCTCGGGGCCGGGGTCGTCGACGCCGCGCCCGGCTTCGTCACCGTGCCGGGGACCGCCAGCGGCGCCTGGGACGAGGTCAGCTGGGATCCCCAGGTCGTCGAGACCACCCTCACCGACGCCGACGCCGGCTGGACCGCCGGCGAGCACGCCGGGCGCTTCGTGCAGGCGGACACGGCGACGGTGCACCAGTTCCCGATCCTGGCGAACTCCGCCACGACCCTCACCGTGCTGGGCGACCTGCGGCCCTTCGTGCTGGCGGGCGCGAGCTACCAGCTCTTCGACTACCGCCTCGACGCCACCTCCGCGGCCCTCGACATCGGCATGGACCTCACGGCCTACGGGGTGAGCACCGACCTGCTCGGCGCCGCCCGCAACGTCTGCCAGAGCGGCACGGCCCCCGACTGCTGGGACGCCGGCGCCTATGAGCGGCCGTAG
- a CDS encoding class I SAM-dependent methyltransferase — MALFLRVYGTLPRAGPGADAHTRRALALVPGEAPARVLDLGCGPGAQTLALAAALPGAEILALDLSAPLVARARERIEQVGLAGRVRVEVGDMASPPVEPASQDLICSEGAIYNLGVRVGLEAWRRLLAPGGVVIFTEAIWRVPDPPPELRRWWEAEYPAITDEAGVRAEIEAAGYASLASFPLPPSAWWDEYYAPMRQRIEELVRDLPEDPVAGEIAATAREEIALFERFSDAYTYGYFVAAPLGEPEAVRESGSRSRLGG; from the coding sequence ATGGCGCTCTTCCTCCGGGTCTACGGGACGCTGCCCCGGGCGGGTCCTGGTGCGGACGCGCACACCCGCCGCGCCCTGGCGCTCGTCCCGGGTGAGGCGCCGGCGAGGGTGCTCGATCTGGGCTGTGGCCCGGGGGCGCAGACCCTGGCCCTCGCGGCAGCGCTCCCCGGCGCCGAGATCCTGGCCCTCGATCTCTCGGCGCCGCTGGTGGCGCGGGCTCGCGAGCGGATCGAGCAGGTCGGCCTCGCCGGGAGGGTGCGGGTCGAGGTCGGGGACATGGCTTCCCCGCCGGTGGAGCCCGCCAGCCAGGACCTGATCTGCTCGGAGGGAGCGATCTACAACCTCGGCGTGCGGGTGGGGTTGGAGGCCTGGAGGCGGCTGCTCGCTCCCGGAGGCGTGGTGATCTTCACCGAGGCGATCTGGCGGGTGCCCGATCCCCCGCCGGAGCTCCGCCGGTGGTGGGAGGCCGAGTATCCGGCCATCACCGACGAGGCCGGGGTTCGCGCCGAGATCGAGGCGGCGGGCTACGCGTCCCTGGCGTCCTTCCCTCTGCCTCCCTCGGCCTGGTGGGACGAGTACTACGCGCCCATGCGGCAGAGGATCGAAGAGCTCGTGCGCGACCTGCCGGAGGATCCGGTGGCCGGCGAGATCGCCGCCACGGCCCGGGAGGAGATCGCGCTCTTCGAGCGCTTCTCCGACGCCTACACCTACGGCTACTTCGTCGCGGCGCCGCTCGGGGAGCCCGAGGCTGTTCGGGAGTCCGGATCTCGTTCTAGGCTCGGAGGGTGA
- a CDS encoding ATP-binding protein, whose translation MVGLEGATGASDLRDWQLRLSRTAYRLVVGGLVLIPLVAVFWLPRTYLPSVGIAFGVGLLGVLLLRAPGVTQRLRSWYLVSSLALALVVFILQLGWTPVNTATSFLLVSLAVLLLGRRAFYVVAAGITAAFLAGGALIRAGVLDIDGRAIDPTVLDHWLRSGTLFLLITSVMVAMLRFAMTSMRRLHASTRELLEETAAETMRSEALRSERAAREDELRDSYRSQAIRHLAHGLAHHFNNILTVVRFAVDELRAEATPEAAQRLARRIQQITEQGVTLLSDLTAFSRRDPVEPKRVDVGAEVLGHREGLISALREDVRVTISADEGCLAELSPEGLRQVLLSLVLNASDAVEAGGTIEVRVQRRELAETPLDAITPIPPGRYVEVSVRDTGEGMEEEVRRRAVEPFFTTRSPEKHSGLGLSTAIGLVEAFGGTLAIESEVGEGTRVRALFPDLEASEAPAREPAPLAGIPTPAAVVSRGPSIGAAPAEATPAPLPGPVAPAAPEDLDDWSHRLVQKMLRVFTVLYFVALAPYPFIQFDRAVLLRSLFGVAGAAILGAIGGWVPGLGRGVRNGLLYASILCVAAPLLVFNSFLSAISVALLSLVAALAAVFSRRWMIVSLLALFALLFLAGGLLHQQGILSVPLEDFSPVHARNWFRVAFMLGTAFTCSGVLTFGVFRGAQRTIEDMTHAIADLEAAQALREEEGEKVERLQQMEARTARIEDMGQLAGAVVHDFNNAIQTLVSSTWILERFEMLDEAGRRRAVLDLEMAADYAETLVEQFTTDSDIVTGADEVVELSSTLQRALRLVERRAPRSIELDFELAPGCHVLSQVRDLNRIVFNLTQNAIHAMPAGGRLTVRTSRDAERVTLVVADDGVGMDARTLEQAFEPFFTTKEKGRGTGLGLAAVRHLIDRSGGSLSVQSAPGEGTRFEVRWPLQSAPGSPARAPAPSSGERRGKVLVAEDHELVRSVFCAILQEAGFEVLQAADGDEARRLVELHADIDLLFTDGVMPGYPSHRLVADFRERYPGRPIVVCSGYLPRELDPGLLRQEFKLLAKPVRSEDLLRAVAEALG comes from the coding sequence ATGGTCGGGCTGGAGGGAGCCACCGGCGCGAGCGACCTGCGCGACTGGCAGCTGCGGCTCTCTCGCACCGCCTATCGCCTGGTGGTCGGCGGCCTCGTCCTCATCCCCCTCGTCGCCGTCTTCTGGCTGCCGCGCACCTATCTCCCCTCGGTCGGGATCGCCTTCGGGGTCGGCCTCCTCGGGGTGCTGCTCCTGCGGGCTCCCGGGGTCACCCAGCGGCTGCGGAGCTGGTACCTGGTCAGCAGCCTCGCGCTCGCCCTCGTGGTCTTCATCCTCCAGCTGGGCTGGACCCCGGTGAACACGGCGACGAGCTTCCTCCTGGTCTCCCTCGCCGTGCTGCTCCTCGGACGGCGGGCGTTCTACGTCGTGGCCGCCGGGATCACGGCGGCCTTCCTGGCGGGGGGCGCGCTGATCCGGGCCGGGGTCCTCGACATCGACGGCCGGGCGATCGACCCCACGGTGCTGGATCACTGGCTGCGCTCGGGGACCCTCTTCCTGCTGATCACCTCGGTGATGGTCGCGATGCTCCGCTTCGCGATGACGAGCATGCGCCGCCTCCATGCCTCGACCCGGGAGCTCCTCGAGGAGACGGCCGCGGAGACGATGCGATCGGAGGCGTTGCGGAGCGAGCGGGCCGCGCGGGAGGACGAGCTGCGGGACAGCTACCGCTCCCAGGCCATCCGGCACCTCGCCCACGGCCTCGCCCATCACTTCAACAACATCCTCACGGTCGTGCGCTTCGCCGTGGACGAGCTGCGCGCCGAGGCGACGCCGGAGGCGGCGCAGCGCCTCGCCCGGCGGATCCAGCAGATCACGGAGCAGGGCGTCACCCTGCTCTCGGACCTGACGGCCTTCAGCCGTCGCGACCCGGTCGAGCCGAAGCGGGTGGACGTGGGGGCGGAGGTCCTCGGCCACCGCGAGGGGCTGATCAGCGCCCTGCGGGAGGACGTCCGGGTGACCATCTCCGCGGACGAGGGCTGCCTCGCCGAGCTCAGCCCCGAGGGGCTGCGGCAGGTCCTCCTCTCCCTGGTGCTCAACGCCTCCGACGCCGTGGAGGCGGGCGGCACGATCGAGGTGCGGGTCCAGCGCCGGGAGCTCGCGGAGACGCCCCTCGATGCCATCACCCCCATCCCTCCCGGGCGCTACGTGGAGGTCTCGGTGCGAGACACGGGAGAGGGGATGGAGGAGGAGGTGAGGCGCCGGGCGGTCGAGCCCTTCTTCACGACCCGGAGCCCCGAGAAGCACTCGGGGCTGGGGCTCTCGACCGCCATCGGGCTGGTCGAGGCCTTCGGCGGCACCCTCGCCATCGAGAGCGAGGTGGGAGAGGGCACGAGGGTCCGGGCTCTCTTCCCGGATCTGGAGGCGAGCGAGGCGCCCGCCCGGGAGCCCGCCCCCCTCGCCGGGATCCCCACCCCGGCCGCGGTCGTCTCGCGAGGGCCGTCGATCGGCGCCGCTCCTGCCGAGGCCACCCCCGCGCCGCTCCCCGGGCCGGTGGCCCCCGCCGCGCCCGAGGATCTGGACGACTGGTCCCACCGGCTCGTCCAGAAGATGCTGCGGGTCTTCACGGTGCTCTACTTCGTCGCGCTGGCCCCCTATCCCTTCATCCAGTTCGATCGGGCGGTGCTGCTGCGCTCGCTCTTCGGCGTGGCGGGCGCCGCGATCCTCGGGGCCATCGGCGGCTGGGTGCCGGGGCTCGGCCGGGGAGTACGCAACGGGCTGCTCTACGCGAGCATCCTCTGCGTCGCCGCGCCGCTCCTGGTGTTCAACAGCTTCCTCTCCGCGATCTCGGTGGCGCTCCTGAGCCTGGTGGCCGCCCTGGCGGCGGTCTTCAGCCGCCGGTGGATGATCGTCTCGCTCCTGGCCCTCTTCGCCCTCCTCTTCCTCGCCGGCGGCCTCCTGCACCAGCAGGGGATCTTGTCGGTGCCGCTGGAGGACTTCTCGCCGGTCCACGCCCGCAACTGGTTCAGGGTCGCCTTCATGCTGGGGACCGCCTTCACCTGCAGCGGCGTGCTGACCTTCGGGGTCTTCCGGGGAGCCCAGCGCACCATCGAGGACATGACCCACGCCATCGCCGATCTCGAGGCCGCGCAGGCCCTCCGGGAGGAGGAGGGCGAGAAGGTCGAGCGGCTGCAGCAGATGGAGGCCCGGACCGCCCGGATCGAGGACATGGGTCAGCTGGCCGGGGCGGTCGTGCACGACTTCAACAACGCCATCCAGACCCTCGTCTCCAGCACCTGGATCCTGGAGCGCTTCGAGATGCTCGACGAGGCGGGCCGCCGCCGGGCTGTCCTGGATCTCGAGATGGCGGCGGACTACGCGGAGACCCTGGTCGAGCAGTTCACGACCGACTCGGACATCGTGACGGGGGCCGACGAGGTCGTGGAGCTCTCGTCCACGCTCCAGCGCGCGCTGCGGCTGGTCGAGCGGCGCGCCCCCCGCTCGATCGAGCTCGACTTCGAGCTCGCGCCGGGCTGCCACGTCCTCTCCCAGGTGCGGGATCTCAACCGGATCGTCTTCAACCTCACCCAGAACGCGATCCACGCCATGCCGGCGGGAGGGCGGCTCACGGTCCGGACCTCGCGGGACGCGGAGCGCGTGACCCTGGTGGTCGCCGACGACGGCGTGGGGATGGACGCCCGGACCCTCGAGCAGGCCTTCGAGCCCTTCTTCACCACCAAGGAGAAGGGGCGGGGCACCGGCCTCGGCCTCGCCGCGGTCCGGCACCTGATCGATCGCAGCGGGGGGAGCCTCTCGGTGCAGAGCGCACCGGGGGAGGGCACCCGCTTCGAGGTCCGCTGGCCGCTCCAGAGCGCGCCGGGCAGCCCCGCGCGGGCGCCGGCGCCCAGCTCGGGGGAGCGCCGGGGGAAGGTGCTGGTCGCCGAGGATCACGAGCTGGTCCGCAGCGTCTTCTGCGCGATCCTCCAGGAAGCGGGCTTCGAGGTCCTCCAGGCCGCCGACGGGGACGAGGCGCGGCGCCTGGTGGAGCTCCACGCCGACATCGATCTCCTCTTCACCGACGGGGTGATGCCCGGCTATCCGAGCCACCGGCTGGTGGCGGACTTCCGGGAGCGCTACCCGGGGCGCCCCATCGTCGTCTGCTCCGGGTATCTGCCTCGCGAGCTGGATCCCGGCCTCCTCCGCCAGGAGTTCAAGCTGCTGGCCAAGCCGGTCCGCAGCGAGGATCTGCTCCGGGCCGTGGCCGAGGCGCTGGGCTGA